In the genome of Pseudonocardia cypriaca, the window GATGGGTGACGCTGCGAGTGCTCCGTGCGGGCGCCGCCGCCTCCGGTGCGCTGCCGCAGGCGGTGAGCATCCCTGCGAGGCCTGCGGCGGTGAGCAGCGAGCGCCGGGTCAGCTCGTCACGGAGCCCACCGATGCCGGGTTCGTCAGGGGCGAGGAGGAACACGACGCAATCTTAGGTGAGGCTGACCTGAATTGGCGGGCGAGAGGAGTCAGAAGGGCCGGGGCGGCCGCCGCCGGTACCATCGACGGGATCTGTGCACAGCGAAGGGACTAGACGGTGAGCGGCCACTCCAAATGGGCTACCACGAAGCACAAGAAGGCCGTCATCGACGCTCGGCGCGGCAAGATGTTCGCCAAGCTGATCAAGAACATCGAGGTTGCCGCACGTACCGGCGGCGGTGATCCTGACGGCAACCCCACGCTCTTCGACGCCATCCAGAAGGCGAAGAAGAGCTCGGTGCCCAACGACAACATCGACCGCGCGATCAAGCGCGGCTCGGGTGCCGACGCCGGGGGCGCCGACTACCAGACGATCACTTACGAGGGCTACGGCCCGAACGGTGTCGCGGTGCTCATCGAGTGCCTCACCGACAACCGCAACCGGGCGGCCACCGAGGTGCGCCTCGCGATGACGCGCAACGGCGGCCAGATGGCCGACCCGGGCTCGGTCGCCTACCTGTTCACCCGCAAGGGCGTCGTGATCGTCCCGAAGAACGGGCTCACCGAGGACGACGTGCTGATGGCCGTGCTCGACGCGGGCGCTGAGGAGGTCAACGACCTCGGCGAGAGCTTCGAGGTCGTCTCCGAGGCCACCGACCTCATCGCGGTGCGCTCCGCGCTGCAGGAGGCCGGGATCG includes:
- a CDS encoding YebC/PmpR family DNA-binding transcriptional regulator; amino-acid sequence: MSGHSKWATTKHKKAVIDARRGKMFAKLIKNIEVAARTGGGDPDGNPTLFDAIQKAKKSSVPNDNIDRAIKRGSGADAGGADYQTITYEGYGPNGVAVLIECLTDNRNRAATEVRLAMTRNGGQMADPGSVAYLFTRKGVVIVPKNGLTEDDVLMAVLDAGAEEVNDLGESFEVVSEATDLIAVRSALQEAGIDYDSADPTFLPSMSVPLDAEAAKKVFRLIEALEDSDEVQNVYANFDVSDEVMAEVG